The Staphylococcus sp. KG4-3 genome has a window encoding:
- a CDS encoding YozE family protein → MKDHSFYQFALTARGRSDAKGELAEEIFDDLSFPRQEKDFHILSEYIETRGDYTVSLAVFDDLYEEYTEWLKF, encoded by the coding sequence ATGAAAGATCATTCATTTTATCAATTTGCACTTACGGCACGAGGTCGTAGTGACGCAAAAGGCGAATTAGCAGAAGAAATTTTTGATGACTTATCTTTCCCAAGACAAGAAAAAGATTTTCATATACTTTCTGAATATATTGAAACTCGAGGAGACTATACAGTTTCATTAGCCGTATTTGATGATTTATATGAAGAATATACAGAGTGGCTAAAATTTTAA
- the msrB gene encoding peptide-methionine (R)-S-oxide reductase MsrB — protein MIKKNKNDLNEMEYLVTQENGTEPPFQNEYWNHFDKGIYVDKISGKPLFTSEEKFESDCGWPSFSKALDNEEIIELVDKTFGMVRTEVRSEDANSHLGHVFNDGPKESGGLRYCINSAAVQFIPFDKLEELGYADLIPHFEK, from the coding sequence ATGATTAAAAAAAATAAAAATGATTTAAACGAAATGGAGTACTTAGTTACACAAGAAAATGGTACTGAACCTCCATTTCAAAACGAATATTGGAATCACTTTGATAAAGGTATCTATGTAGACAAAATTTCTGGGAAGCCATTATTCACTTCAGAAGAAAAATTTGAGTCAGATTGTGGTTGGCCAAGTTTTTCAAAAGCATTAGATAATGAAGAAATTATTGAACTTGTAGATAAAACATTTGGCATGGTAAGAACGGAAGTTCGTTCAGAAGATGCAAATAGTCATTTGGGCCATGTATTTAATGATGGACCAAAAGAAAGTGGCGGTTTGAGATATTGCATTAATTCTGCTGCAGTTCAATTCATACCATTCGACAAGCTAGAAGAACTAGGTTATGCAGATTTAATACCACATTTTGAAAAATAA
- a CDS encoding PTS glucose transporter subunit IIA — MFKKLFGKGKEVNKDSAIYAPLSGEYVKIEDIPDPVFAQKMMGEGFGINPTNGEVVSPIDGKVDNVFPTKHAIGLKADNGLELLVHIGLDTVQLDGQGFDILVESGDTVNVGDPLLKFDLDYIKEHAKSVISPIIITNSDNTSSISVTDVTTVTKGETKIVDVTMN, encoded by the coding sequence ATGTTTAAAAAATTATTCGGTAAAGGTAAAGAAGTAAATAAAGATAGCGCTATTTATGCACCACTTTCTGGAGAATATGTAAAAATTGAAGATATACCAGACCCAGTATTTGCCCAAAAAATGATGGGGGAAGGTTTCGGTATTAACCCAACAAATGGAGAAGTCGTTTCACCAATTGATGGTAAAGTAGACAATGTCTTCCCAACAAAACATGCTATTGGCCTTAAAGCTGATAACGGATTAGAATTACTTGTTCACATCGGTTTAGATACTGTTCAATTAGATGGCCAAGGTTTTGATATCCTTGTCGAAAGTGGCGACACTGTAAATGTAGGAGATCCATTACTTAAATTTGACTTAGACTACATTAAGGAACATGCTAAGTCCGTTATTTCTCCAATCATTATTACAAATTCTGATAATACATCTTCAATTTCTGTTACTGATGTAACTACAGTTACAAAAGGTGAAACTAAAATCGTTGATGTAACAATGAACTAA